The Anopheles marshallii chromosome X, idAnoMarsDA_429_01, whole genome shotgun sequence genome includes a window with the following:
- the LOC128710526 gene encoding uncharacterized Golgi apparatus membrane protein-like protein CG5021: MAATAPLLEETVPFDEDDINYEGRIAHGLVHPYVTFLHIAFRASAIVTYLFCGWLSDSFITCFVFVVLLLSADFWTVKNITGRLLVGLRWWNYVDDNGVSHWIFESKDATHSMKINSLEKRVFWIALMACPVIWAFFFIVALFGLKFKWLLLVLIALVLNGANLYGYIKCNFGSTANISTSTKDFVKSQVLKNAVNFMASTNKNDAGANNLNKQTNFKPTNTV; this comes from the exons ATGGCTGCTACG GCTCCTTTGTTGGAAGAAACTGTTCCATTCGATGAAGATGATATCAATTATGAAGGCAGGATAGCACATGGACTAGt CCATCCCTATGTGACATTTTTACACATCGCATTCCGGGCGTCTGCAATagtaacatatttattttgtgGATGGCTTAGTGATAGTTTTATAACATGCTTTGTATTCGTGGTTCTACTATTATCGGCCGATTTCTGGACAGTAAAGAATATTACCGGCCGCCTATTAGTTGGACTACGTTGGTGGAACTACGTGGATGACAATGGAGTTTCGCACTGGATATTTGAGTCAAAAGATGCGACTCATTCGATGAAAATTAATAGCTTGGAGAAACGTGTGTTCTGGATTGCGCTCATGGCTTGTCCAGTCATATGGGcgtttttcttcattgttgctttgtttggtCTCAAATTCAAGTGGTTG CTTCTGGTTCTTATAGCGCTTGTGCTGAATGGAGCAAATCTTTACGGATACATCAAGTGCAACTTTGGATCTACAGCTAACATTAGCACCAGTACAAAAGACTTCgttaaaagtcaagttttaaaaaatgcaGTGAATTTCATGGCTTCTACAAACAAGAACGATGCTGGTGCCAACAacctaaataaacaaactaatttcaaaccaaccaacactgTATAA
- the LOC128710542 gene encoding probable ATP-dependent RNA helicase CG8611, whose protein sequence is MDLMLSNFIVDDTPQVISRQVQGITTGAKKEVSIKFTKTQPAKVVVARKRSNTTNEIQGATRSKLEKTQPRDNHQSTCQASNDKTVNDSVNEKKKQHSTKNESSNYVPREDKNGIPKIIPAKIQLPQIRPVQEKLFSQQTFAELTIHPHSKKNIADLLNFQLLTMVQSKAIPVLLKGSDALIRAQTGSGKTLAYALPLVESLHEVRPQIYRTDGIKAVIIVPTRELAVQTYELLQKLLKPFTWIVPGYLTGGEKRKTEKARLRAGLNILVATPGRFCDHIRNTESVKLGSVRWLVLDEADRLLELGYEKDVKEIIDAIHNGQDGNENEQNKIQTVLLSATLTASVKELAGLTLNDPEFIETCEVFQNEALSSTSAFSKCTDQLLNVEECVSIPDTVKQQYLITPPKLRLATLSALIVTEQRKKPSKLLIFMATQDLVDFHYNVMIEVLTLQKFGTNNENDNDDDEQDTFITDDNKDDFDKSVLLPGLKFYKLHGRMTQIERSSVFLSFRKSTAAVLICTDVAARGIDIPLVDLVVQYHAPQILADYVHRVGRTARAGESGRAVLFIEPSEMDFIKYLANKQIRIQEKDAKGQLRHFGQLLNRDKKCNSKLKEQWAIELQHRYEQLIHKEDELFDCAKKAFLSWVRYYSNFPKELRNIFYIKAVHIGHYAKSLGLRDAPKHLLQFDNGDKKEVGARKVGMQRRNNRLNTLTTNGSLARKKDDLRSLKHGRKNLAPSNFKTMIDFSKRSRVLNTSEFDSGIGPARKKMKKV, encoded by the exons ATGGATCTAATGTTGAGTAATTTTATTGTCGATGATACACCGCAG GTTATATCCCGCCAAGTGCAGGGGATCACAACAGGTGCCAAAAAAGAAGTTTCTATAAAATTCACTAAAACGCAACCTGCTAAAGTTGTTGTTGCTCGAAAACGAAGTAATACTACAAATGAAATTCAAGGCGCGACTCGTTCAAAGCTTGAGAAAACACAACCACGAGACAATCATCAATCAACATGTCAGGCTTCAAACGACAAAACGGTCAATGATTcagtaaacgaaaaaaagaagcaacattCAACAAAGAACGAGTCCAGTAACTATGTGCCTAGAGAAGATAAAAACGGGATCCCAAAAATCATTCCAGCCAAGATACAACTTCCGCAAATACGTCCGGTACAAGAAAAGTTGTTCAGCCAACAGACATTTGCGGAATTAACTATTCACCCACACTCTAAGAAAAATATCGCCGATCTGTTAAATTTTCAACTGCTTACCATGGTTCAATCGAAGGCTATACCTGTATTGCTTAAGGGAAGTGATGCGCTTATTCGCGCCCAGACTGGTTCTGGAAAGACTCTCGCTTATGCTTTGCCGTTGGTTGAAAGTTTACACGAGGTGAGACCACAAATTTATCGCACCGACGGTATAAAAGCTGTAATAATTGTACCAACGCGTGAGCTTGCTGTGCAAACGTATGAGTTACTACAAAAACTATTGAAACCGTTTACTTGGATCGTTCCTGGTTACTTGACCGGAGGTGAGAAACGTAAAACGGAGAAGGCCAGACTTCGCGCTGGTTTAAATATACTCGTTGCTACACCTGGGCGCTTCTGCGATCACATTCGCAACACAGAATCTGTTAAGCTCGGTTCTGTACGGTGGCTTGTGCTAGATGAAGCTGATCGATTGCTTGAGTTAGGATATGAAAAAGATGTAAAGGAAATAATCGACGCGATCCATAACGGTCAAGATGGGAatgaaaacgaacaaaataagATACAAACTGTACTGTTATCTGCTACATTAACCGCGTCGGTAAAGGAGCTAGCAGGTTTAACACTGAACGATCCAGAGTTTATCGAAACGTGTGAGGTTTTTCAGAACGAGGCTCTTTCCAGCACTAGTGCCTTCTCGAAATGCACCGATCAGCTTCTTAACGTTGAAGAATGCGTTTCCATCCCGGATACAGTGAAGCAACAGTACTTAATAACTCCACCGAAATTGCGGCTCGCAACCTTAAGTGCATTAATTGTAACCGAGCAGCGTAAGAAACCTTCTAAACTTCTTATTTTCATGGCAACTCAAGATCTGGTTGATTTCCATTACAATGTAATGATCGAGGTACTCACTTTGCAAAAGTTTGgcacaaataatgaaaatgacaatgatgatgatgaacaagATACATTCATCACTGATGATAACAAAGATGATTTCGATAAGAGTGTATTGTTGCCTGGAttgaaattttacaaacttcaTGGTCGTATGACACAGATTGAACGAAGTTCAGTTTTCCTATCCTTCCGGAAATCAACCGCAGCTGTTCTAATTTGTACGGATGTGGCAGCTCGTGGTATCGACATACCTTTAGTCGATCTAGTTGTGCAGTATCATGCGCCACAGATACTGGCTGACTATGTACACCGTGTGGGACGGACAGCACGAGCAGGTGAATCTGGTAGAGCTGTCCTCTTTATCGAACCATCTGAAATGGATTTCATCAAGTACttagcaaataaacaaatcag AATTCAGGAGAAGGATGCTAAAGGTCAATTACGACATTTTGGTCAATTGCTGAACAgagataaaaaatgcaattctaAATTAAAAGAACAGTGGGCAATCGAACTCCAGCATCGTTACGAGCAGTTAATACATAAAGAAGATGAATTGTTTGACTGTGCAAAAAAAG CATTCCTTTCGTGGGTACGATACTACTCAAACTTTCCTAAAGAGTtgagaaacattttttatataaaagctGTACATATTGGTCACTATGCGAAGAGTTTGGGCCTACGTGACGCTCCAAAACATTTGTTACAATTCGATAATggcgataaaaaagaagttggAGCTCGAAAAGTCGGAATGCAGCGTCGCAACAATCGTCTTAACACCTTAACTACGAACGGGTCATTGGCAAG gAAAAAAGATGATTTACGGTCCTTGAAACATGGGCGAAAGAATTTAGCACCGTCGAATTTCAAAACTATGATAGATTTTTCGAAACGTTCGCGAGTTCTTAACACATCTGAGTTTGATAGTGGTATTGGTCCTGCtcgtaaaaaaatgaaaaaagtatAG